A single Pseudanabaenaceae cyanobacterium SKYG29 DNA region contains:
- a CDS encoding pentapeptide repeat-containing protein — protein sequence MAKAEYLQILEQGLDEWNRWRREHPDTPVDLRSADLSGRDLSYADLTDVDLSGADLSGSNLRNANLSTANLSHANLNGCFLGEADLSGTNLFSASLHGSYLRGAYMFGADLTEADLSETDISEAHLRNAHLSKANLANANLFGTNLYSADLGGANLVQADLSICNLMRSNFYGADLNEAILRAANLTRANLMRANLFKVDLSGATLVRARLSRAYLGSVDFSHADLRFADLSYTDITGANFLDADLRYADLSYCDLMKAYICGTQAMGTNFTGTQFTGVCLENWEVDSDTRLENVECEYIYLKSKVERPQGLLTRLYEDRYPPADKFKPEEFVRMFQKTRGYVSLVFHQGIDWEAFAQTFQDMQNHNPDAKMSITSIKNKGDGTVVIKMTVAGETDRSRLHDEFMLSYELLRKALDEEYQARADQDWIEVIGFSREPVPYSEYINTLFWGVNRLSSVHRATSPTNELMKQRRTVAGMVGAAPPPTVIEQVTVLQPEDDITIAITEVKHILDEVLSVYSDQSIADRMAGIAQAAELVHQHPSLRKTLATAVENDDCPEIQPLVKHPLFHLLLEALQG from the coding sequence ATGGCAAAAGCTGAGTACTTGCAAATACTAGAACAAGGACTAGATGAGTGGAATCGTTGGCGCAGAGAACATCCCGACACCCCCGTTGACCTCAGGAGTGCTGACCTCAGTGGTAGGGACCTGAGTTATGCCGACCTAACTGACGTAGACTTGTCAGGGGCAGACCTGAGTGGCTCCAATCTTAGAAATGCTAATTTAAGCACTGCTAACCTCAGTCATGCTAACCTCAACGGTTGCTTTTTGGGGGAAGCTGACCTCAGTGGCACCAATCTATTTAGTGCTTCCCTCCATGGCTCCTATCTGCGGGGTGCCTATATGTTTGGAGCAGATTTGACTGAAGCCGACCTCTCAGAAACGGACATAAGTGAAGCCCATCTGCGCAATGCCCACCTCAGCAAAGCCAATTTAGCCAATGCCAACCTATTTGGTACTAATCTCTACAGCGCCGACCTGGGCGGAGCTAATCTCGTCCAGGCAGACCTCAGTATTTGCAACTTGATGCGGAGCAATTTCTACGGTGCCGACCTCAACGAAGCAATTCTTCGGGCTGCTAACCTCACCCGTGCCAACCTGATGCGAGCTAATTTGTTCAAGGTCGACCTCTCGGGAGCTACTCTTGTGCGGGCGCGTCTGAGTCGAGCTTATTTGGGCAGTGTTGATTTTAGCCACGCTGACCTGCGCTTTGCTGACCTCAGCTATACCGACATAACGGGGGCAAACTTCCTTGACGCGGACCTGCGTTACGCCGATCTCAGTTACTGCGACTTGATGAAAGCTTACATTTGTGGTACCCAGGCAATGGGGACTAACTTTACCGGCACTCAGTTTACAGGGGTCTGTTTAGAGAACTGGGAAGTTGATAGTGACACCCGCTTGGAGAATGTGGAATGCGAGTACATCTACCTAAAGTCCAAGGTGGAGCGTCCCCAGGGCTTGCTCACTCGTCTCTACGAAGACCGCTATCCTCCCGCTGACAAATTCAAACCCGAAGAATTTGTGCGGATGTTCCAAAAGACCAGGGGCTATGTCTCCCTAGTGTTTCATCAGGGCATAGATTGGGAAGCCTTTGCCCAGACCTTCCAAGATATGCAAAACCACAATCCTGATGCCAAAATGTCCATCACCAGTATCAAAAACAAGGGCGATGGCACAGTAGTAATCAAAATGACGGTGGCAGGAGAAACCGATCGTTCCCGTCTCCACGACGAATTCATGCTCTCCTACGAGTTGTTAAGGAAAGCTCTGGATGAGGAGTATCAGGCAAGGGCTGACCAGGACTGGATTGAGGTGATCGGTTTTTCCCGAGAGCCAGTGCCCTACAGTGAATATATCAACACTCTATTTTGGGGTGTCAATCGTTTGAGTTCTGTCCATCGAGCTACTAGCCCAACCAATGAATTGATGAAACAGCGCCGTACGGTTGCGGGTATGGTCGGAGCAGCCCCCCCACCCACTGTCATTGAACAAGTAACCGTATTACAGCCAGAGGACGATATAACGATCGCTATTACCGAGGTCAAGCACATCCTGGATGAAGTTCTCTCCGTCTATAGTGACCAGTCCATAGCCGATCGGATGGCGGGGATCGCACAGGCAGCGGAGTTGGTACACCAGCACCCTTCTCTGCGTAAGACACTAGCTACAGCTGTGGAAAATGATGACTGTCCCGAAATACAACCCCTAGTGAAACATCCTCTCTTTCATCTCCTCCTGGAGGCCTTGCAGGGGTAA
- the mutL gene encoding DNA mismatch repair endonuclease MutL — MGSGGIQPLDQTIVALISAGEVIDSPVAVVRELVENALDAQADRITINLWTEDDLFSVQVADNGVGMTVADLVQVAQPYSTSKIRQLQDLSNITSLGFRGEALHSIAQFSRLTIASRPQGQIGYQMRPGYDAPTPYAMAEGTIVTAERIFAHFAQRRAGLPDRSQQLRQIQKLIQEFALLHPAVTWQVELEKRPWFTLWGGASMAEIWLQIFPRCSETDVRELQQDYGRLLVGLPDRFSRPRPDWIKIAVNGRPVHVPELEQTVLAAFSHTLPRQRFPGCVVHLQVEGTAIDWQRHPAKREIYLHNIGEWQQRVEMGIRQLLQSPQPGLSSYGKQLFHLAESQANYCAAPPPKILGQLHRTYILVEQPEGLYLVEQHVAHERILFEQLESLWAIVPLAEPLLLTDLTEEQQENLNRAGIPAEPFGHNTWRITALPRLLVHHPDLPNAVAALSRESSNTALRARVACLAAVRNGVELDQLTMTQIVQGWQQCQVPHTCPHGRPIYFFLGKQRLDNFFRRY; from the coding sequence ATGGGCTCTGGAGGTATCCAGCCGTTAGACCAAACGATCGTTGCCCTAATTAGTGCGGGGGAAGTCATTGACTCCCCTGTGGCTGTAGTACGGGAGTTGGTGGAAAATGCCCTCGATGCCCAAGCCGATCGGATCACAATTAACCTGTGGACAGAGGATGACCTGTTCTCAGTGCAAGTGGCGGATAACGGTGTAGGTATGACGGTGGCAGATTTAGTGCAGGTGGCGCAACCCTACAGTACCAGCAAAATCAGGCAATTGCAGGATTTATCCAACATCACTAGCCTAGGGTTTCGGGGGGAAGCACTCCACAGTATTGCCCAGTTCAGTCGTTTGACAATTGCCAGCCGCCCCCAAGGACAGATTGGTTATCAGATGCGCCCTGGTTATGACGCTCCTACTCCCTATGCCATGGCGGAAGGCACAATTGTTACGGCTGAGCGCATATTTGCCCACTTTGCCCAGCGGCGCGCTGGTTTACCCGATCGGTCCCAACAACTGCGGCAGATACAGAAATTGATCCAAGAGTTTGCTCTCCTCCATCCCGCTGTAACCTGGCAAGTGGAACTGGAAAAACGCCCCTGGTTTACGTTGTGGGGAGGAGCTTCCATGGCGGAAATATGGCTGCAAATTTTTCCCCGTTGTAGTGAGACCGATGTGCGGGAACTGCAGCAGGACTATGGCAGACTGTTGGTGGGGTTACCCGATCGTTTTTCCCGTCCCCGTCCCGATTGGATTAAGATTGCCGTCAATGGTCGCCCCGTGCATGTGCCAGAACTAGAACAGACAGTGTTAGCTGCCTTTAGCCATACTTTACCCCGCCAACGCTTTCCTGGGTGTGTTGTGCATTTGCAAGTGGAAGGAACGGCGATTGACTGGCAGCGCCATCCCGCCAAACGGGAAATCTATCTACATAACATAGGGGAGTGGCAACAGCGAGTGGAGATGGGTATCAGACAGTTGTTACAGTCGCCCCAACCCGGTCTGAGCAGCTATGGCAAACAACTCTTTCACTTGGCAGAATCCCAGGCTAATTACTGCGCCGCTCCCCCGCCCAAAATTTTGGGACAACTGCACCGAACCTATATCCTGGTGGAGCAACCCGAGGGATTGTACTTAGTAGAACAGCACGTTGCCCATGAGCGCATTCTCTTTGAGCAGTTGGAGAGCCTCTGGGCAATTGTCCCCCTAGCAGAACCCCTCCTGCTGACTGATTTGACCGAGGAACAACAGGAGAACCTAAACCGAGCGGGTATTCCCGCCGAACCTTTCGGACATAACACGTGGCGGATTACTGCCCTTCCCCGCCTCCTTGTCCACCACCCCGATTTGCCTAATGCAGTTGCTGCTCTCAGCAGGGAATCTAGTAACACGGCTCTTAGGGCTAGGGTAGCCTGCCTTGCTGCTGTGCGCAACGGGGTAGAGTTAGACCAGCTCACTATGACCCAAATCGTCCAAGGGTGGCAGCAATGCCAAGTCCCCCACACCTGTCCCCACGGTCGCCCTATTTACTTCTTCTTGGGCAAACAAAGACTAGATAATTTCTTCCGCCGTTACTAG
- a CDS encoding homocysteine biosynthesis protein: MEQSIADINAKIRERSVRVLTLLELQKRVAAVGLSQAAAEVDVVTTGTFAPIESAGVFINLGHTDPPLRLRSCWLDGVLAYSGMGAVDLFLGATQEAEPQEERPIGYGGAHVIAKLVAGESVPLRAIGMPNDCYPRATFETHINRDSINQFYLYAPRGLYQNFVVGVNSGEEVVYTYLGPLLPRMGNAVYANPGVIAPLWHSLETIGIGTKIFLGGGIGFIAWEGTQHFPNQKQLENHMPIGPAATLALIGDAKQMDKEWVKGCYLRNYGVSLMVGVGVPIPVLNEKTIESLALQDEEIMAPVIDFSIPRRVRPSFGLVSYAQLKSGKITVNNIPVRTAPIVSISRAEQVASILKDWIIKGEFTLTEPIAAIPPQRQFLHQDLINV, translated from the coding sequence ATGGAACAGTCTATCGCTGACATCAATGCCAAAATTAGGGAGCGATCGGTGCGGGTGCTCACTTTATTGGAGTTACAAAAACGGGTAGCAGCGGTGGGACTGTCCCAGGCAGCGGCAGAAGTGGATGTTGTGACCACAGGGACATTTGCACCCATTGAATCGGCGGGGGTATTTATCAATTTGGGGCATACTGACCCACCCCTCCGCTTGCGTTCTTGTTGGTTGGATGGGGTGTTAGCTTACAGTGGCATGGGAGCGGTGGATTTGTTTTTAGGGGCGACCCAGGAGGCGGAACCCCAGGAGGAACGACCGATCGGTTATGGCGGTGCGCACGTCATTGCTAAGTTGGTGGCGGGGGAAAGTGTACCGTTACGGGCAATTGGCATGCCCAACGATTGCTATCCCAGGGCTACCTTTGAAACCCACATCAATCGGGATTCCATTAACCAGTTCTATTTGTATGCCCCCCGTGGTCTCTATCAAAATTTTGTCGTGGGGGTCAACAGTGGCGAAGAGGTAGTCTACACCTATCTGGGTCCCTTGCTACCCCGCATGGGCAATGCTGTATATGCTAATCCAGGCGTGATCGCTCCCCTGTGGCATTCGTTAGAAACGATCGGAATTGGTACTAAAATTTTCCTCGGTGGAGGTATCGGATTTATTGCTTGGGAGGGCACACAACATTTCCCTAATCAAAAGCAATTAGAGAACCATATGCCCATCGGTCCTGCTGCTACTTTAGCCCTAATTGGTGATGCCAAGCAGATGGATAAGGAGTGGGTAAAGGGCTGTTATTTGCGTAACTATGGTGTCAGTTTAATGGTGGGTGTGGGTGTGCCAATTCCCGTACTGAATGAAAAAACGATCGAGTCTTTAGCTCTCCAAGATGAAGAGATTATGGCACCAGTGATTGATTTTTCTATCCCTCGCCGTGTACGTCCCAGTTTTGGCTTGGTGAGTTATGCTCAATTAAAAAGTGGCAAGATTACGGTTAATAATATTCCTGTGCGTACTGCCCCTATAGTCAGTATTTCCCGCGCTGAGCAAGTGGCTAGTATCTTAAAAGATTGGATTATAAAAGGGGAATTTACCCTCACAGAACCGATCGCTGCTATCCCCCCTCAACGACAGTTTCTACATCAAGATTTAATAAATGTATAG
- the nadA gene encoding quinolinate synthase NadA, which yields MFVATRASRTERKPIDLVAAITDLKRELNAVILAHYYQNSDLQDIADYIGDSLGLAQAAAQTTADVIVFVGVHFMAETAKILNPDKQVLLPDLNAGCSLADSCPPDEFRKFKAAHPDHKVVSYINCSAAIKAMSDVICTSANAVKIVNSFPPDQPLIFAPDRNLGRYVAAQTGRDLLLWEGTCIVHEIFSEQKLVELKVKHPQAEVIAHPECEAAVLRHADFIGSTTALIKYVARSAAPEFIVVTEPGVIHQMAKIAPGKTFIPAPAHNNCACNECPYMRLNTLEKLYYTMRDRSPEITLDESLRLAALQPIQRMLALSATP from the coding sequence TTGTTTGTAGCAACTCGTGCATCAAGGACAGAGAGAAAGCCGATCGATTTAGTAGCGGCAATTACCGACCTGAAGCGGGAGTTAAACGCTGTTATTTTAGCCCATTATTACCAAAATAGCGACCTCCAGGACATTGCTGACTACATTGGTGACTCCCTCGGTCTAGCCCAGGCGGCTGCCCAGACTACAGCGGATGTGATTGTCTTTGTGGGTGTCCATTTTATGGCGGAGACAGCAAAAATTCTCAATCCCGATAAACAAGTCCTCCTCCCTGATCTGAATGCAGGCTGTTCCCTTGCTGATAGTTGTCCTCCTGATGAATTCCGCAAGTTCAAAGCTGCTCACCCCGATCACAAAGTCGTGTCCTACATTAATTGCTCCGCTGCTATCAAAGCTATGAGCGATGTGATCTGCACCAGCGCCAATGCGGTCAAAATTGTCAACTCCTTTCCCCCCGACCAACCCCTAATTTTTGCCCCCGATCGCAATTTAGGCAGATACGTAGCGGCACAGACAGGAAGAGATTTATTGTTGTGGGAGGGCACCTGTATTGTCCATGAAATTTTTTCAGAACAGAAGCTGGTGGAATTAAAAGTAAAACATCCCCAGGCAGAGGTGATTGCCCACCCTGAATGCGAAGCAGCAGTTTTACGCCATGCCGACTTTATTGGTTCTACCACTGCCTTGATCAAGTATGTCGCCCGCAGTGCTGCCCCTGAATTTATCGTAGTGACGGAACCTGGGGTTATCCATCAAATGGCAAAAATTGCCCCGGGCAAGACCTTTATCCCTGCTCCCGCCCATAACAACTGCGCCTGTAACGAATGCCCCTACATGCGGCTTAACACCCTGGAAAAACTGTACTACACCATGCGCGATCGCTCCCCGGAAATCACTCTTGATGAATCCCTGCGTTTGGCAGCACTGCAGCCCATTCAACGGATGCTGGCATTATCTGCTACTCCCTAG
- a CDS encoding IMS domain-containing protein: protein MRISLDHYRILGVAPDASPTYIQQVYHSLATWIPHRDFSEAALQARQRVLERSFQVLTNPEQRLEYDHILAEGERTLEVPEPDRMGALLILYSVGSYQEVLELAQPQLAEDELTRSDRILVRALALQAIGLERWQQGNFTEAGDALEQAQEELMEAGLFLHLRGELQAYLFKLRPHRILHLLSQHPHRMAQAITLLGEMLDERGGIEGTGNDYSGLDREQFLHFIQEVRQYLPTRTQEQLFAEEAKRPSLVASYLHGYSLIARGFAEFRPDYIRRAQGIFLKLRPNQNVYLETALCSLLLGQTEEALSEIILSNEYDTIIKFRPDPNAEPDLLLNLCWYCERWLEKEVYPHFADLAGKSPSLKAYFAEKQVETYLEELSQGNPAETAGEWIPSSLPRPTAPPAPPRIPVPPAVPTPNPISQEAAPRTRTRSFFPRLLLILAVALSGLGGGVGLWLVRRQGLLPLPSTAQPPVLIQTPLFASFSQVALLKVPEEMNLEQARQIINKWQTIKAQAMGEKYDITALEGILVEPSLSEWRRRVERNKEEQAHLVYNVKNVEIKTVTPEGTDKADVIAVITEDRDYIQQGERIASDSRTDDQYEVTYKLLRQNDNWFIQDMIVK, encoded by the coding sequence GTGCGTATCTCCCTCGACCACTATCGTATTTTAGGGGTAGCACCTGATGCCAGTCCTACTTATATTCAGCAGGTGTACCATTCCTTGGCGACGTGGATACCCCACCGTGACTTCTCCGAGGCAGCACTACAGGCACGGCAAAGAGTCCTAGAGCGCTCTTTCCAGGTATTGACCAACCCTGAGCAACGCCTAGAGTATGACCATATCCTAGCGGAAGGGGAGCGCACCCTGGAAGTTCCTGAACCCGATCGGATGGGAGCACTCCTGATTCTCTATAGTGTGGGGTCATACCAGGAAGTCCTAGAGCTAGCCCAACCCCAGTTGGCAGAGGACGAATTGACGCGCAGTGACCGCATTTTGGTTAGGGCTTTAGCATTACAGGCGATCGGGTTAGAGCGGTGGCAGCAGGGCAACTTTACAGAGGCGGGGGATGCCCTAGAACAAGCCCAAGAGGAATTGATGGAGGCGGGTTTATTTTTACATTTGCGGGGGGAACTCCAGGCTTATTTGTTCAAACTGCGTCCCCATCGCATTCTCCATCTCCTCAGTCAACATCCCCACCGTATGGCGCAGGCAATCACTCTTTTAGGGGAAATGCTTGATGAACGAGGGGGCATCGAAGGCACAGGCAACGACTATTCCGGTCTCGATCGGGAGCAATTTTTACACTTCATCCAGGAAGTTCGCCAATATTTGCCTACTCGCACCCAAGAACAACTGTTTGCCGAGGAAGCTAAGCGTCCCTCTCTAGTAGCTAGTTATCTCCATGGTTACAGTCTGATTGCCAGGGGATTTGCTGAATTTCGCCCTGATTACATCCGCCGTGCCCAGGGCATTTTCTTAAAGCTGCGCCCCAACCAAAATGTCTACCTGGAAACTGCTCTTTGTTCCCTCCTGTTGGGACAAACGGAAGAAGCCCTTTCAGAAATTATTCTCAGCAATGAATATGACACGATTATTAAGTTTCGCCCCGACCCCAACGCTGAGCCCGATCTGTTACTTAATCTCTGTTGGTACTGCGAGCGGTGGCTAGAGAAAGAAGTTTATCCCCACTTTGCTGACTTGGCAGGCAAGTCCCCTTCTCTCAAAGCCTATTTCGCGGAAAAGCAGGTGGAAACCTATCTAGAAGAACTCTCCCAAGGCAACCCCGCTGAAACGGCAGGGGAATGGATACCCAGTTCTCTACCCCGCCCGACCGCTCCCCCTGCCCCCCCGAGAATTCCTGTGCCACCAGCTGTACCGACTCCTAACCCCATCTCCCAGGAAGCAGCCCCTAGGACTCGTACCCGCTCGTTTTTCCCCCGCCTGCTTCTCATCTTGGCTGTTGCCCTCAGTGGGTTAGGTGGGGGTGTAGGATTGTGGCTAGTGCGCCGCCAGGGACTGCTACCTTTACCCTCTACTGCCCAACCGCCAGTGCTGATTCAAACACCCCTGTTTGCCAGTTTCAGCCAAGTTGCCCTCTTAAAAGTGCCGGAGGAAATGAACCTGGAACAAGCCCGACAAATCATTAACAAGTGGCAGACGATCAAAGCCCAGGCAATGGGGGAGAAGTATGACATCACTGCCCTAGAGGGTATTCTGGTAGAACCGAGTTTGTCCGAATGGCGACGGCGAGTAGAGCGCAACAAAGAGGAGCAAGCCCATCTAGTCTATAACGTCAAGAATGTGGAAATCAAAACTGTCACGCCCGAGGGCACAGACAAAGCGGATGTGATAGCCGTAATTACTGAAGACCGCGATTATATCCAGCAGGGGGAGCGAATAGCGAGTGACTCCCGAACCGATGACCAGTACGAAGTCACTTACAAATTGCTGCGACAAAACGATAACTGGTTTATTCAGGACATGATTGTGAAGTAA
- the rsmG gene encoding 16S rRNA (guanine(527)-N(7))-methyltransferase RsmG → MSLSPEIWQQTLHWQPSEQEIGQFQELYDLVLLGNQTQNLTRITDPVDFWEKHIWDSLRGVKPFWQARHLQVIDIGTGAGFPGLPIAIVFPSWHLTLLDGTLKKIKFVNDTIEKLGLTNAIGVHGRAEELGTNKYYRHQFDLVLIRAVGSVPACLKYGLPLTKPGGTIVLYRGHWHPQEANYLVNQNWQIDSFVTPISQSQRNCVYIKV, encoded by the coding sequence ATGAGCTTGTCCCCTGAGATATGGCAGCAAACACTCCATTGGCAACCTAGTGAGCAAGAAATAGGGCAATTCCAGGAACTCTATGACCTAGTTTTATTGGGCAATCAGACGCAAAATCTAACTCGTATTACTGACCCTGTAGATTTCTGGGAAAAGCATATTTGGGATTCTCTGCGGGGTGTAAAACCCTTTTGGCAAGCAAGGCATCTCCAGGTAATTGATATAGGAACGGGGGCGGGTTTTCCTGGTTTACCTATAGCTATTGTTTTTCCGAGTTGGCATTTGACGTTGCTGGACGGAACATTGAAAAAGATAAAATTTGTGAATGACACGATCGAGAAATTGGGTTTAACCAATGCCATTGGTGTGCACGGCAGGGCAGAGGAATTAGGCACAAATAAGTATTATCGCCACCAGTTTGACTTAGTCTTAATTAGAGCGGTCGGTAGTGTGCCCGCGTGCCTCAAATATGGACTACCCCTGACTAAACCAGGGGGAACAATTGTTCTCTATCGGGGTCACTGGCATCCACAGGAGGCAAATTACTTGGTCAATCAGAACTGGCAAATTGATAGCTTTGTCACGCCTATTTCCCAGAGTCAGCGAAATTGTGTTTACATCAAAGTTTGA
- the tsaB gene encoding tRNA (adenosine(37)-N6)-threonylcarbamoyltransferase complex dimerization subunit type 1 TsaB: MPKLALALHTTTPQLQLALGSFCQGEDLTIVEKIADLGKKSSGLVHIYLQELMTDRSWTDLVYVAVATGVGSFTGTRVGVVIARTLGQQLHIPVYGVACAEIDARTGEGSAVRKLLEIAHQRWCHQEPGDYKDVLPLYQ, from the coding sequence GTGCCTAAACTGGCTCTGGCTTTACATACGACCACGCCCCAGCTCCAACTTGCCCTGGGGTCTTTTTGCCAAGGGGAAGACTTGACCATCGTGGAAAAAATCGCCGACCTAGGGAAAAAAAGTTCTGGTCTAGTGCACATCTACCTGCAGGAATTGATGACAGACCGATCCTGGACAGACCTCGTTTACGTAGCAGTAGCCACAGGAGTGGGGAGTTTCACTGGCACCAGGGTAGGGGTGGTAATTGCTCGCACCCTAGGGCAGCAGTTGCACATACCAGTGTACGGCGTTGCCTGTGCTGAGATTGATGCTAGAACAGGGGAGGGTTCGGCAGTGCGCAAGTTGCTAGAAATTGCCCATCAACGCTGGTGCCATCAAGAACCTGGGGACTACAAAGATGTACTTCCTCTCTACCAATAA
- a CDS encoding cyclic nucleotide-binding domain-containing protein codes for MHYELFGHVSYSLQAISYLVRDILLLRVVAIGASIAEITYDFLIADQPLWVGILWNSSFIIINLGQILYSLVERGQLKFQPEEMELYETVFHRFSLLEYKKLLRIAQWHNLPPQHILSREGEDIDSVILIFNGLVSVQRGGKEVAQLKDGNIIGEMSFLQGGAATATTKTLTPTRVIRWKKAELRALLDRNPNMGLAMQSVFNAELIYKLVKKDYEKRLERQR; via the coding sequence ATGCACTATGAGTTGTTTGGTCACGTTTCCTATTCCCTGCAGGCGATTAGTTACCTGGTCAGGGACATTCTATTGCTGCGGGTTGTAGCGATCGGTGCTAGCATAGCCGAGATTACCTATGATTTTTTAATTGCCGACCAACCTCTCTGGGTGGGTATTCTATGGAACAGCAGTTTTATTATCATCAATTTAGGGCAGATTTTGTATAGTCTGGTGGAGCGGGGGCAGTTAAAATTTCAGCCAGAAGAGATGGAACTATACGAGACAGTATTCCATCGGTTTTCGCTCCTGGAATACAAGAAATTATTACGCATAGCCCAGTGGCATAATTTGCCGCCGCAGCACATCCTTAGTAGGGAGGGAGAAGACATTGATAGTGTAATTCTTATCTTTAATGGTCTAGTGTCTGTACAGAGGGGAGGGAAAGAAGTTGCGCAGTTGAAAGATGGCAATATTATCGGGGAGATGAGTTTTTTGCAGGGGGGAGCGGCAACTGCCACTACCAAGACTCTCACGCCAACTAGGGTGATACGATGGAAAAAGGCGGAACTGCGAGCTTTACTCGATCGCAATCCCAACATGGGTCTGGCTATGCAGTCTGTGTTTAATGCAGAATTAATTTACAAGTTGGTGAAGAAAGATTACGAAAAGCGCTTGGAAAGACAGAGATAG
- a CDS encoding SDR family oxidoreductase, with amino-acid sequence MKVLVVGATGATGQAVVKELQSRGIPLRALVRSPSKAIAIWGNSVETVEGNVLDRYLLPEAIGDCTHIICATGARPSLNIFGPLQVDYLGTKNLVKAALSKNIAHLVLVSSLLTSVFFHPLNLFWLVLFWKKQAERYIEQSGITYTIVRPGGLTNTPTTDNLVMGKADTLFSGRIPRSLVAQVCVEALFCPAARNKIVEVVTSPTVPHIPIPELFAQV; translated from the coding sequence ATGAAAGTATTAGTCGTCGGGGCAACGGGCGCTACGGGTCAAGCTGTCGTCAAAGAATTGCAGTCACGCGGAATACCCCTGCGGGCACTAGTACGCAGTCCCAGTAAGGCTATAGCTATTTGGGGCAACAGTGTGGAAACAGTAGAAGGAAATGTCCTCGATCGCTATTTGCTACCTGAAGCCATTGGGGATTGTACCCATATCATCTGCGCCACGGGTGCCCGTCCCAGTTTGAACATCTTTGGTCCATTGCAGGTAGACTATCTGGGCACGAAAAATCTAGTCAAAGCCGCCCTCAGCAAAAATATTGCCCACCTGGTACTGGTCTCCTCCCTGCTCACTTCTGTCTTCTTCCATCCCCTCAATCTCTTTTGGTTAGTCCTATTTTGGAAAAAACAGGCAGAGCGGTACATAGAGCAGAGTGGGATTACTTACACGATCGTGCGCCCTGGCGGTCTCACCAATACCCCTACTACAGACAATCTAGTTATGGGCAAAGCCGACACCCTGTTTAGTGGTAGAATTCCCCGATCGTTAGTGGCGCAGGTGTGTGTAGAAGCGCTGTTTTGTCCCGCGGCACGGAATAAAATTGTGGAGGTAGTCACTAGTCCTACAGTTCCCCATATTCCCATTCCCGAACTGTTTGCCCAAGTTTGA
- the pstA gene encoding phosphate ABC transporter permease PstA, whose amino-acid sequence MTHSRSWRSLRDYCLSFFSFVCTLLCLLPLASLLFYVVGQGLSRFDGAAFTQLPPPPNSESGGFANALLGTIVMVGIATGLSVPIGVSAAVYGAEFDSKVGAVIKLAANVLYSVPSILTGVFVYGLIVLPTAQLTQGRYAFSAVAGGVALAIVMLPVVFRTTIESLQQVEQDLRWAALAVGATESQVVLGVVLPTALPAVGVGIFLAVARVMGETAPLIFTALFNQYWSRSVWDRTASLAVLIYEFARSPFANQQQLAWTTALVLCVLATIANLGAKLVARRD is encoded by the coding sequence TTGACTCATTCCCGCTCCTGGCGGTCATTGCGGGATTACTGCCTGTCCTTCTTTTCTTTTGTTTGCACACTCCTCTGTTTGCTGCCCCTGGCTAGTCTGTTATTCTATGTTGTGGGTCAGGGGCTATCCCGTTTTGATGGAGCAGCTTTCACCCAATTACCACCTCCTCCCAACAGCGAAAGCGGCGGCTTTGCCAATGCCCTGCTGGGCACGATCGTGATGGTGGGTATAGCTACAGGGCTGAGTGTGCCGATCGGGGTTTCTGCTGCGGTTTATGGAGCAGAGTTTGATAGCAAAGTCGGTGCGGTGATCAAGTTGGCGGCAAATGTCCTCTACAGTGTACCTTCTATTCTCACGGGGGTATTCGTCTATGGGCTGATTGTCTTGCCGACAGCGCAGTTGACCCAGGGGCGCTATGCTTTTTCGGCGGTGGCGGGGGGAGTGGCATTGGCAATTGTCATGTTACCGGTTGTGTTCCGCACTACGATCGAGAGTTTGCAGCAGGTAGAGCAGGATTTACGGTGGGCAGCTTTGGCAGTGGGAGCAACAGAGAGTCAGGTAGTGTTGGGGGTGGTGTTGCCTACAGCTCTCCCCGCGGTGGGGGTTGGTATCTTCCTGGCGGTGGCAAGGGTCATGGGGGAAACAGCTCCCCTGATTTTTACGGCGCTATTTAATCAGTACTGGTCACGCAGTGTCTGGGATCGGACGGCTTCCCTAGCGGTGTTGATTTATGAATTTGCGCGCTCCCCCTTTGCTAATCAACAACAATTGGCATGGACAACAGCTCTGGTTCTTTGTGTGCTGGCCACGATCGCTAATTTGGGGGCAAAACTGGTTGCCCGCAGGGACTAG